A DNA window from Anaerocolumna sp. AGMB13020 contains the following coding sequences:
- a CDS encoding restriction endonuclease subunit S, giving the protein MNNTILDGINLLYQRGVTSREELLIEFLRVKMTQKYVKKNTSVDVLFSKMKEVTEHELGMYNADRVDFQNMFHAFQDADTIEFVTYVYKDDKGGSVVSPRCLTDNMKERILHIKPKNMLITEAEKHLNGLNDLVEACSGKVTLTSQNKKFYLLLQMVYENQDNVQVKHLSIYKDLLVEDRYDYIFCLPAFGFKMNDVPDIFYTRDSDGIALQNLLNYLNNSGKLDYISPAKLLFSAMGFEKLRKDVEENFALESLFILPDGLFRPWTAIKTYLLSITKENKKNLLIGSFEIKKDCFQYDEKREISYAEFLNHEDWRIELLLSDEKECLQQFKTSDIPKKKLKDVAEIFRGKSILKKDALIGDIAVLNISNIENGEINYNDLETIREDERKIKRYELLQEDVVLSCRGTAIKSAVYEQQEQIVIASSNIIVIRPGKEILGDYVKIFFDTPVGIMMIKSFQRGSTVMNINHTDIMEMEIPILPMEKQREMVNSYKQEIEIYKKAVLEATQKLEQTKNEIYNVLQGGNI; this is encoded by the coding sequence GTGAATAATACAATTTTAGATGGGATCAATCTATTATATCAGCGTGGAGTCACGTCAAGAGAGGAACTTCTCATTGAGTTTTTACGCGTGAAGATGACTCAAAAATATGTAAAGAAGAACACCAGTGTAGATGTACTTTTTTCTAAAATGAAAGAAGTAACGGAACACGAACTTGGAATGTATAATGCAGACCGGGTTGATTTTCAGAATATGTTTCATGCGTTTCAGGATGCAGATACTATAGAATTTGTTACTTATGTTTATAAAGATGACAAAGGTGGAAGCGTTGTTAGCCCTAGATGCCTCACAGATAATATGAAGGAAAGGATTCTTCATATAAAGCCAAAAAACATGTTGATAACAGAAGCAGAAAAACATCTGAATGGTTTAAATGATTTAGTCGAAGCTTGCAGTGGTAAAGTAACATTAACAAGTCAGAATAAAAAATTTTATCTTCTGCTACAGATGGTTTATGAAAATCAAGACAACGTGCAGGTTAAACATCTTTCGATATACAAAGATTTATTGGTTGAGGACAGATATGATTATATATTCTGTTTACCAGCATTTGGGTTCAAAATGAATGATGTACCTGACATTTTTTATACCAGAGACTCAGATGGTATAGCATTACAGAATCTACTGAATTACTTAAATAATAGTGGGAAATTAGATTATATTTCGCCAGCAAAACTTCTTTTTTCGGCTATGGGATTTGAAAAGTTAAGGAAGGATGTAGAAGAAAATTTTGCATTAGAGAGTTTGTTTATTCTTCCAGATGGTCTTTTTAGACCTTGGACTGCTATCAAAACATATTTACTTTCCATAACCAAGGAAAATAAGAAGAATTTGCTCATTGGTTCTTTCGAAATCAAAAAAGATTGTTTTCAATATGATGAAAAACGAGAAATATCATATGCAGAATTTTTAAACCATGAGGATTGGAGAATAGAACTTCTCTTATCAGACGAAAAGGAATGTTTGCAGCAATTCAAAACCTCAGATATTCCAAAGAAAAAACTGAAAGATGTCGCAGAGATATTTCGAGGAAAATCGATCTTGAAGAAAGATGCACTGATCGGTGATATTGCCGTACTAAATATCAGCAATATAGAAAATGGTGAAATCAATTACAATGATCTTGAAACAATTCGTGAAGACGAACGAAAAATCAAGAGGTATGAACTTCTTCAAGAGGATGTTGTTTTATCTTGTAGGGGAACCGCTATTAAATCAGCAGTGTATGAACAGCAAGAACAAATTGTGATTGCATCATCCAATATCATTGTTATTCGACCAGGGAAAGAAATACTAGGTGATTATGTTAAAATATTCTTTGATACACCAGTAGGAATTATGATGATAAAAAGTTTCCAAAGAGGAAGTACAGTAATGAATATTAATCATACAGATATTATGGAAATGGAAATACCAATACTTCCAATGGAAAAACAAAGAGAAATGGTAAATTCTTATAAACAAGAAATAGAAATATATAAAAAGGCAGTTCTGGAAGCGACTCAAAAGTTGGAGCAGACAAAGAATGAAATATACAATGTATTACAGGGAGGAAATATATAA
- a CDS encoding type I restriction-modification system subunit M produces the protein MADVTLGFENQLWDMADKMRGRMGVKDTEYGNVVLGLIFLKYISDSFDERYNELKEEGDGFEEDRDAYTEKNVFFVPPSARWEFIKKSAKLPTIGQIIDDAMIAIERENKTLKSVLPKTYARQEINKQVLGELVDLFSFNLGSKEAKAQDILGRVYEYFLGNFGSTEGEYYTPPSIVQLLVDMIEPYEGRVYDPCCGSGGMFVQSAKFVKAHEGKVDNIHIHGQESIAETWRLCKMNLAIRGIDGNLGQENADTFGNDQHKGLKADYILANPPFNIKDWGGANLKEDLRWKYGTPPEGNANYAWIEHIISKMSPRGVAGFVLANGSMSTTQKQEVAIRKNIIEYGKLVDCIVALPSNLFYNVTIPVCLWFLSRKRDNRKDKILFIDARKMGTMETRKHRILENEEIQKICLTYHNWRDGKDEYQDEQGFCKSVSLEDVRSTGDYILTPGRYVGIEEQEDDSEVFEDKMDQLANELGILFSKSHELENRIIKNLGALGYEI, from the coding sequence ATGGCTGACGTTACATTAGGATTTGAAAACCAGTTATGGGATATGGCAGATAAAATGCGAGGAAGAATGGGTGTAAAAGATACAGAATACGGAAATGTTGTATTAGGACTTATTTTTCTAAAATATATCTCTGATAGCTTTGATGAAAGATACAATGAGCTAAAAGAAGAAGGAGATGGTTTTGAAGAAGACCGAGATGCCTATACAGAGAAGAATGTGTTCTTTGTCCCACCATCTGCAAGATGGGAATTCATCAAGAAAAGTGCAAAATTACCGACAATTGGTCAGATTATTGACGATGCTATGATTGCTATTGAAAGAGAAAATAAAACATTGAAGAGTGTTCTTCCAAAAACATATGCAAGACAGGAAATTAATAAGCAGGTGTTAGGAGAATTGGTGGATTTATTTTCTTTCAATCTTGGAAGTAAAGAAGCGAAGGCTCAGGATATCCTTGGAAGAGTATATGAGTATTTCCTTGGAAACTTTGGATCTACAGAAGGAGAATACTATACACCGCCTTCGATTGTACAGTTATTAGTAGATATGATTGAACCATATGAAGGGCGCGTTTACGATCCTTGTTGTGGAAGTGGAGGTATGTTTGTACAGTCTGCAAAGTTTGTGAAAGCTCACGAAGGCAAAGTCGATAATATCCACATTCATGGGCAAGAATCTATCGCAGAGACGTGGAGGCTTTGTAAAATGAATCTAGCCATACGTGGTATAGATGGAAATCTTGGACAGGAAAACGCAGATACGTTTGGAAATGATCAGCATAAAGGTTTGAAAGCTGATTATATCTTAGCCAATCCTCCGTTTAATATAAAAGATTGGGGTGGAGCGAATCTCAAAGAAGACTTGCGTTGGAAATACGGTACACCTCCAGAAGGGAATGCGAATTATGCTTGGATTGAGCATATTATTAGTAAGATGTCTCCGCGAGGAGTGGCAGGCTTCGTTTTAGCTAATGGTTCTATGAGCACGACACAAAAACAAGAGGTTGCTATACGAAAGAATATAATCGAGTATGGAAAACTAGTAGATTGCATTGTTGCATTGCCTTCAAATTTATTTTATAACGTAACAATTCCTGTTTGTCTTTGGTTCTTATCCAGAAAAAGAGATAACAGGAAAGATAAAATCTTATTTATTGACGCAAGAAAAATGGGTACAATGGAAACCAGAAAACATCGAATACTTGAAAATGAGGAAATTCAAAAAATATGTTTAACCTACCATAACTGGCGAGATGGAAAAGATGAATATCAAGATGAACAAGGATTTTGTAAATCTGTTAGTTTGGAAGATGTTAGAAGTACTGGAGATTATATTCTTACACCAGGAAGATATGTAGGAATTGAAGAACAAGAAGATGATAGCGAAGTGTTTGAAGATAAAATGGATCAGCTGGCAAATGAACTTGGGATACTCTTTTCAAAAAGCCATGAGCTCGAAAATAGAATAATAAAAAATTTGGGGGCTTTAGGGTATGAAATTTGA
- a CDS encoding restriction endonuclease subunit S, whose translation MKFDETWKEVELGQLLNFKRGHDLPKTSMNGGEIPVVGSNGIIGYHDIYTTESPCLTIGRSGNIGKPYIVEKNCWAHNTTLYVDDFKGNDPFYLYYLLKTMKLSFYGGGSAVPTLNRNHIHPIKVFATFNTKIQKSIAKLLKDFDMKIELNNQINDNLLEQVMALFKNIFVESKTEHKICKADEYFKISIGKTPPRKEQEWFSTDSQNIRWVSISDMGSSGVFISDSSEYLTHEAVNKFNVVIIPDNTVLVSFKLTVGRIAITDGVMTTNEAIAHFKSSNMEINPYLYCYLKNFNFQSLGSTSSIATAVNSKIIKGMPFIIPKDDELRQFNEVAFPAFSMIKANQAETKNLTQLRDTILPKLMSGELDVSAIVH comes from the coding sequence ATGAAATTTGATGAGACATGGAAAGAGGTTGAATTAGGGCAATTACTCAATTTTAAAAGAGGACACGATTTGCCAAAAACAAGTATGAATGGAGGAGAAATTCCTGTTGTTGGTTCTAATGGAATAATTGGATATCATGATATATATACAACTGAAAGCCCTTGTTTAACAATTGGCAGAAGTGGGAATATAGGAAAACCATATATTGTAGAGAAAAACTGTTGGGCACATAATACAACGTTATATGTAGATGATTTTAAAGGCAATGATCCTTTTTATCTATATTATCTATTAAAAACCATGAAATTATCTTTTTATGGTGGAGGAAGTGCAGTTCCAACTCTTAATAGAAACCACATTCATCCCATAAAGGTATTTGCAACATTCAATACTAAAATTCAAAAAAGTATAGCTAAATTATTAAAAGATTTTGATATGAAAATAGAATTAAATAATCAAATAAACGATAATTTACTGGAACAAGTGATGGCTTTATTCAAGAACATCTTTGTTGAGTCAAAAACGGAGCACAAAATTTGTAAAGCTGATGAATATTTCAAAATATCTATCGGAAAAACACCACCACGTAAAGAACAGGAATGGTTTTCAACAGATAGCCAAAATATACGTTGGGTTTCTATTTCCGATATGGGAAGTAGTGGAGTATTTATTTCAGACAGCTCCGAATACCTTACACATGAGGCTGTGAACAAGTTTAATGTCGTAATCATTCCCGATAATACGGTATTAGTTAGCTTTAAACTTACGGTGGGCAGAATTGCCATTACAGATGGTGTGATGACTACCAATGAGGCAATTGCACATTTCAAATCATCCAATATGGAAATTAATCCGTATTTGTACTGCTATTTGAAAAATTTCAATTTCCAATCTCTTGGTAGTACATCTTCAATTGCAACTGCAGTAAACTCAAAGATAATCAAGGGCATGCCATTTATAATTCCAAAGGATGATGAACTTCGACAATTTAATGAAGTTGCATTTCCAGCATTTTCTATGATAAAGGCTAATCAGGCTGAGACCAAAAACCTAACACAGTTAAGAGATACAATATTACCTAAATTAATGTCGGGCGAGCTTGATGTTTCTGCTATTGTCCATTAA
- a CDS encoding abortive infection family protein, whose protein sequence is MKIPITDSIVFAVANLVDDAQTETRKPSHYDLGEEISRCKLQNVDPNKKGQNYGKAKRMRVVLTWALENDIDAGSKLVECILSLIRGNGGFRNDSPNYVGEQSILNAVEAFRVEGVAMGSDGVLLPIVIEDLPSIEQKKALLAYVNRARRGAEDAALLAGTSKDLLEAVSAYVLTEKFGGYSIRDNFPTVLGQAFVALGLSTTQEKKNLGEPIQKDLERSMFETACSINRLRNKQGTGHGHPFVSTVTKEEGKVAISIMGAIAEYMLEKL, encoded by the coding sequence ATGAAAATACCGATAACAGATTCAATTGTTTTTGCTGTAGCAAATTTAGTTGATGATGCACAAACTGAAACACGAAAACCAAGTCATTATGATTTGGGCGAAGAAATAAGTAGGTGCAAACTTCAAAATGTTGATCCTAATAAAAAGGGTCAGAATTATGGAAAGGCCAAGCGAATGAGAGTTGTGCTGACGTGGGCTTTAGAAAATGATATTGATGCAGGAAGTAAATTGGTTGAGTGTATTCTTAGCTTGATACGTGGTAATGGAGGATTTAGAAATGATTCTCCAAATTATGTCGGAGAGCAATCAATACTTAATGCAGTTGAAGCATTTCGTGTTGAAGGAGTTGCTATGGGCAGTGATGGCGTATTACTTCCAATTGTAATTGAAGATTTACCTTCAATAGAGCAAAAAAAGGCGTTGTTAGCCTATGTAAATCGAGCAAGAAGAGGGGCAGAAGATGCTGCATTGTTAGCGGGTACAAGCAAAGATTTATTAGAAGCAGTATCTGCATACGTATTAACTGAAAAGTTCGGAGGTTATTCTATAAGAGATAATTTCCCAACGGTGTTAGGACAAGCATTTGTAGCTTTAGGATTATCAACAACTCAAGAGAAAAAGAATCTTGGAGAACCAATTCAAAAGGATTTGGAGAGATCAATGTTTGAAACTGCATGTTCAATAAACCGACTCAGAAATAAACAAGGTACAGGTCATGGACATCCATTTGTATCTACCGTCACCAAAGAAGAAGGAAAAGTTGCGATATCTATAATGGGGGCAATAGCGGAATATATGTTAGAAAAATTGTAA
- a CDS encoding type I restriction endonuclease subunit R has translation MKNKFCESQLEEATLEWFQELGYDIAFGPEISPEGDYPERDDYSEVILAERIRQALAEFNPELPEEAIEEAYRKIAVPQSPSLVMNNKTFQKMITDGIEVSYRQKDGTIRHVLAKVFDFVHWDRNDFLAVNQYTIIENRIEKRPDVVVFVNGIPLVVIELKSAINEDVDISDAYNQLQTYKMTIPSLFTYNSFMVISDGINARAGTITSNEERFMAWRTIDGNNVAPLSIPQLEVLIKGMFERERLLDIIKQFVLFQSDGKDTYKILAGYHQFHAVNKAVESTIRATSQKGDRRIGVVWHTQGSGKSLSMAFYAGKLVISEELENPTIVVITDRNDLDDQLFATFAKCKDLLRGEPVHATDRTNLRELLNNRTSGGIIFTTIQKFAPERKSTRKESILTDGGFSVSEPSDYYIAAESSDEYCAEPIVLTERHNVIVMADEAHRSQYGFGADVVEDESGADVKYGYAKHMRDALPNASFIGFTGTPIALTDKNTTAVFGDYIDIYDMTRAVEDGTTVKIFYESRIAKLELPDELKPTIDTEYEDITEYQEETQREKLKSKWSRLEAIVGAKERVQLIAKDIVEHFEKRQEAQEVAGGKAMVVCMSRRIAIDLYNEIIALRPDWHSDDLMSGKIKVVMTGSSSDPAEWQKFIGTKSSRETLAKRMKDVKDELQLVIVRDMWLTGFDVPSMHTMYIDKPMQGHNLMQAIARVNRVFKEKQGGLVVDYIGIAENLKTALAQYTESDRKTTGVDTEMAAAVMIERLELIKEMLHEHDYSKFFTGTSKEKMQAIIETMDFVIGLREDGKKEYIKYVTELSRAFSLCATTDSAQTINNEVSFHKAVKASLVKMIEDTKKKKTASQLDSELNQLVSKSISSNEVIDILSEVGLNKPNIAILSDEFLEEVKGMKQKNLAVELLERLLKGTIKTFSKRNLVQSKKFSELLEQSIRKYQNRAIETTQIIMELIELAKQITEAEKRGKATGLTEDELAFYDALADNESAKEIMGEDILKQIAKDLTEAIKGSVTVDWAIRDSVQAKMKMVVKRLLKKYGYPPDKQEKAVEIVMEQTKLMCENEVK, from the coding sequence GTGAAAAACAAATTCTGTGAATCACAACTTGAAGAAGCAACACTGGAATGGTTCCAGGAACTTGGATATGATATTGCTTTTGGACCGGAAATCTCACCAGAAGGAGATTATCCGGAACGTGATGATTATAGTGAAGTTATTTTAGCAGAACGAATCAGGCAGGCATTAGCAGAATTTAATCCAGAGTTACCAGAAGAGGCTATTGAGGAAGCATATCGAAAGATAGCAGTTCCCCAAAGTCCATCACTCGTGATGAATAACAAGACATTCCAGAAGATGATAACAGATGGAATAGAAGTATCTTATCGTCAGAAAGATGGCACAATAAGGCATGTATTGGCAAAAGTATTTGATTTTGTCCACTGGGACAGAAACGATTTTTTAGCAGTAAATCAGTATACCATTATTGAGAATAGAATTGAGAAAAGACCAGACGTTGTTGTATTTGTAAATGGAATTCCATTAGTAGTAATTGAATTAAAAAGCGCAATCAATGAGGATGTTGATATTTCGGATGCATATAATCAGTTACAGACCTATAAGATGACCATTCCATCACTTTTTACATATAATTCCTTCATGGTAATTTCAGATGGAATTAATGCAAGAGCAGGTACTATTACATCCAATGAAGAGCGATTTATGGCTTGGAGAACTATAGATGGAAACAATGTTGCTCCTTTATCCATTCCGCAGTTGGAAGTCCTAATTAAAGGTATGTTCGAAAGAGAACGGCTCCTTGATATTATCAAACAATTCGTATTATTCCAGTCAGATGGAAAAGACACGTATAAGATTTTAGCAGGATATCATCAGTTCCATGCAGTAAACAAAGCGGTAGAAAGCACAATAAGAGCCACTTCACAAAAAGGAGACAGACGAATTGGTGTTGTTTGGCATACACAGGGAAGTGGAAAAAGTCTTTCCATGGCGTTTTATGCAGGTAAACTGGTTATCAGTGAAGAACTTGAAAATCCAACCATTGTTGTTATCACAGATAGAAATGATTTAGATGATCAGCTATTTGCTACATTTGCAAAATGTAAGGATTTACTGCGTGGAGAACCAGTACATGCTACGGATAGAACAAATTTAAGAGAATTGCTGAATAATCGTACCAGTGGTGGAATTATTTTTACTACTATACAGAAATTTGCACCAGAGAGAAAGTCAACCAGAAAAGAAAGTATACTAACAGATGGTGGATTTTCTGTATCAGAACCTTCGGATTATTATATTGCAGCGGAATCATCAGATGAATACTGTGCAGAACCTATTGTTTTGACAGAGCGTCATAATGTTATTGTAATGGCAGATGAAGCACATCGAAGCCAGTATGGCTTTGGAGCAGATGTAGTCGAAGACGAATCGGGCGCAGACGTAAAATATGGTTATGCAAAGCACATGCGTGATGCATTGCCAAATGCTTCTTTTATTGGTTTTACAGGTACACCGATTGCATTAACAGATAAAAATACAACAGCTGTATTCGGCGATTACATTGATATCTATGATATGACTCGTGCCGTTGAAGATGGTACAACAGTAAAAATCTTCTATGAAAGTCGCATAGCGAAGCTGGAACTGCCAGATGAATTAAAACCTACAATTGATACAGAATATGAAGATATCACCGAATATCAGGAAGAAACCCAGCGCGAAAAGTTAAAGAGTAAGTGGTCACGTCTGGAAGCAATCGTAGGCGCAAAAGAACGTGTTCAGTTGATCGCAAAAGATATTGTAGAACATTTTGAGAAACGACAGGAAGCGCAGGAGGTTGCTGGTGGCAAGGCGATGGTTGTATGTATGAGTCGAAGAATTGCTATCGACTTATACAATGAGATTATAGCATTACGTCCAGATTGGCACAGTGATGATTTGATGTCTGGAAAAATAAAGGTTGTTATGACAGGTTCATCTTCAGATCCGGCGGAGTGGCAGAAGTTTATTGGAACAAAATCTTCCAGAGAAACACTGGCAAAACGAATGAAAGACGTTAAAGATGAATTGCAACTTGTCATTGTAAGGGATATGTGGCTCACAGGTTTTGACGTGCCAAGCATGCATACGATGTATATTGATAAACCAATGCAGGGACATAACCTTATGCAGGCAATCGCTCGTGTTAACCGTGTATTTAAAGAAAAGCAAGGTGGTCTTGTAGTTGATTATATCGGTATTGCAGAGAATTTGAAAACAGCGTTGGCTCAGTACACAGAAAGTGACAGAAAGACGACTGGTGTTGATACAGAAATGGCAGCAGCAGTTATGATAGAAAGACTGGAACTTATTAAAGAAATGCTTCATGAGCATGACTACTCAAAATTCTTTACTGGTACATCCAAAGAAAAAATGCAGGCAATTATCGAGACTATGGACTTTGTCATTGGATTACGTGAAGATGGCAAAAAGGAATACATAAAATATGTGACAGAGTTGTCCAGAGCGTTTTCGCTATGTGCTACAACGGACTCTGCGCAAACTATCAATAATGAAGTAAGTTTCCATAAGGCAGTTAAGGCTTCTCTGGTTAAAATGATTGAAGATACAAAGAAAAAGAAAACAGCATCACAGCTTGACAGTGAATTGAATCAGCTAGTATCTAAGTCGATTTCTTCAAACGAAGTTATTGATATTTTAAGTGAAGTAGGCTTGAACAAGCCTAACATCGCAATTCTTTCTGATGAATTCTTAGAAGAAGTTAAGGGAATGAAGCAGAAGAATCTTGCGGTAGAGTTATTGGAGCGCTTACTGAAAGGCACGATTAAGACCTTTTCCAAGAGAAATCTTGTGCAATCCAAGAAGTTTTCTGAACTGCTGGAACAGTCTATTCGTAAATATCAGAACCGTGCAATTGAAACAACACAGATTATTATGGAACTGATAGAACTGGCAAAACAGATAACAGAAGCCGAAAAAAGAGGAAAAGCCACAGGACTTACCGAGGATGAATTGGCATTTTATGATGCTTTAGCGGACAATGAATCTGCAAAAGAAATCATGGGTGAAGATATTTTAAAGCAGATTGCAAAAGATTTAACAGAAGCAATTAAAGGTAGCGTTACAGTAGACTGGGCAATTCGTGACAGCGTGCAGGCAAAGATGAAGATGGTCGTAAAACGACTGCTTAAGAAATACGGATATCCACCTGATAAGCAGGAAAAAGCAGTGGAAATCGTAATGGAACAAACGAAATTGATGTGTGAGAATGAGGTTAAATAG
- a CDS encoding YdbC family protein → MAGIKYEIVEEISVLSENAKGWRKELNLISWNDGAPKYDIRDWAPEHEKMGKGTNFTREEVLKLKEILNTII, encoded by the coding sequence ATGGCAGGCATAAAGTATGAAATTGTAGAAGAAATCAGCGTACTATCTGAAAATGCAAAAGGATGGAGAAAAGAACTCAATCTGATTAGCTGGAATGATGGAGCGCCTAAGTACGATATTCGTGACTGGGCTCCAGAGCATGAAAAGATGGGAAAAGGTACAAATTTTACGAGAGAGGAAGTTTTGAAGTTAAAGGAGATTCTAAATACAATTATTTAA
- a CDS encoding MarR family transcriptional regulator — MFDKLLKESGVDAFNGAQGRILYVLWEHKRLTITEISHLTSLAKTSLTSMLDRMEESGLIERTPDKQNRRQIIVSITKKAISYRDAYDRVSEKMNDLFYQGFSEKEVTYFEDMLHRIIVNLEN; from the coding sequence GTGTTTGACAAACTGCTCAAGGAAAGTGGTGTAGATGCATTTAACGGCGCACAGGGAAGAATTCTGTATGTTTTGTGGGAGCACAAAAGACTTACAATCACTGAAATCAGCCACTTGACTTCGCTAGCAAAGACATCTCTTACGAGTATGCTTGATAGGATGGAAGAAAGCGGATTAATAGAGAGAACTCCAGATAAGCAGAACCGCAGACAAATTATTGTTTCTATTACGAAAAAAGCAATAAGCTATCGCGATGCCTATGATCGTGTATCCGAGAAGATGAATGATTTATTTTATCAGGGTTTCAGTGAAAAAGAAGTTACTTATTTTGAGGACATGTTACACAGAATTATTGTCAATCTTGAAAATTAA
- a CDS encoding pyridoxamine 5'-phosphate oxidase family protein, which produces MNNQTKEDIVKLVENSRDAIVCSIDENGFPNAKTMFKRKNEDLRVIWFSSNVSAIHTQQWVKNPNACVYFMDSQNITGLMLTGHIQVCTDIETKQAFWVEGDEKYYPLGPTDQDYCMLCFTSNKGNYFGGPQKCLFDIKEDMEEVNYAYSNGWKVVETL; this is translated from the coding sequence ATGAACAATCAAACCAAAGAGGATATAGTCAAACTAGTGGAGAACAGCCGAGATGCGATTGTCTGTTCCATAGATGAAAACGGATTTCCAAATGCGAAAACCATGTTCAAGCGGAAAAATGAAGATCTTCGAGTAATATGGTTCTCATCCAATGTATCAGCCATTCATACGCAACAGTGGGTTAAGAATCCCAACGCCTGCGTTTACTTTATGGATTCGCAAAATATTACAGGATTAATGCTGACTGGTCATATACAGGTTTGTACAGATATTGAAACAAAACAAGCTTTTTGGGTAGAGGGCGACGAAAAATATTATCCCCTCGGTCCTACCGATCAGGATTATTGCATGTTATGCTTCACTTCGAATAAGGGGAATTATTTCGGAGGTCCGCAAAAGTGTCTGTTTGATATCAAGGAGGATATGGAAGAGGTAAATTACGCCTATTCAAACGGATGGAAAGTGGTAGAGACTCTATAA
- a CDS encoding helix-turn-helix domain-containing protein, translating into MKNWPELPKRYDIEDDLYHGYTMIKSADKVGKDNSTIAKEIRKHCIGEEGYNAHSNDCM; encoded by the coding sequence TTGAAAAATTGGCCTGAATTACCGAAACGATATGACATCGAAGATGATTTGTACCATGGTTATACAATGATAAAGTCAGCTGATAAAGTGGGTAAAGACAATTCTACAATTGCAAAAGAAATCAGGAAACATTGCATTGGAGAGGAAGGATATAACGCTCACAGCAATGACTGTATGTAG